One Deltaproteobacteria bacterium DNA window includes the following coding sequences:
- the gatA gene encoding Asp-tRNA(Asn)/Glu-tRNA(Gln) amidotransferase subunit GatA — MADPAQLTIHELAPKLKKKEISSVELTQSVLDRIEKLDSKIGAFVTVCADQALAQAGAVDAQIAKNQYTGPLMGIPLAPKDIYLTEGIKTTCASKILENYIPPYNSTVIQKFSEARSVIVGKVNMDEFAMGSSTENSTFKPTKNPWDLSRVPGGSSGGSAAAVSADLCSASLGTDTGGSIRQPASLCSIVGLKPTYGRVSRYGVIAFASSLDQMGPMTKDVEDGALMMNVMAGHDPRDSTSVNIPVPDYTSSLNQSIKGMKIGMPKEYFAAGIDREVAETVKQAIKKLEELGAKIEEVSLPNTEYATATYYIIAPAEASSNLARYDGVRFGFRAKGSNLLEMYEKTKTEGFGREVKRRIMLGTYVLSAGYYDAYYLKAQKARTVIRRDFEEAFKKVDCLVCPVSPTTAFKIGEKADDPLQMYLSDIFTIPLNMAGLPGLSLPCGFDSNNLPIGMQLIGKPFDEGTLFKAGHAYEQATEWHKKKPPLAT; from the coding sequence ATGGCCGATCCCGCTCAACTCACCATCCACGAACTGGCCCCCAAACTGAAAAAGAAGGAAATTTCTTCCGTCGAGCTGACGCAATCGGTGCTCGATCGGATCGAAAAACTCGATTCCAAAATCGGCGCCTTTGTCACCGTTTGTGCCGACCAGGCGCTGGCCCAAGCCGGGGCGGTTGATGCGCAAATTGCCAAAAACCAATACACCGGGCCTCTCATGGGCATCCCGCTCGCCCCAAAAGACATTTATCTGACGGAAGGGATCAAAACCACTTGCGCCTCAAAAATTCTTGAAAATTACATCCCCCCCTACAACAGTACGGTGATCCAAAAATTTTCGGAGGCCCGGTCGGTGATTGTCGGCAAGGTGAACATGGACGAATTCGCCATGGGGTCGTCCACCGAGAATTCCACTTTCAAGCCGACAAAAAATCCGTGGGACCTCTCACGGGTTCCCGGCGGCTCCTCCGGCGGTTCGGCCGCCGCCGTGAGCGCCGACCTTTGCAGTGCCTCGCTCGGCACCGACACCGGCGGCTCTATCCGTCAGCCTGCCTCGCTCTGCAGTATCGTCGGTCTAAAACCGACTTATGGCAGAGTCAGCCGCTACGGGGTCATCGCCTTTGCCTCCAGCCTCGACCAGATGGGGCCGATGACAAAAGATGTCGAAGATGGCGCGTTGATGATGAACGTCATGGCCGGTCACGATCCACGCGATTCCACGTCGGTGAATATTCCGGTGCCGGACTACACGAGTTCGCTTAATCAATCAATCAAGGGGATGAAAATCGGCATGCCGAAGGAATATTTTGCCGCCGGGATCGACAGGGAAGTTGCCGAAACGGTGAAGCAGGCGATCAAAAAACTCGAAGAGCTGGGGGCGAAAATTGAGGAGGTTTCGCTTCCGAATACCGAATATGCCACCGCTACCTACTACATCATCGCCCCGGCCGAGGCGAGCTCCAATCTCGCCCGTTACGACGGCGTCCGATTTGGATTTCGGGCGAAGGGATCCAATCTTTTGGAGATGTACGAAAAGACGAAAACCGAAGGGTTCGGCCGTGAGGTAAAGCGGAGAATCATGCTCGGCACGTATGTTCTGTCCGCCGGTTATTACGACGCCTATTATCTGAAGGCCCAAAAAGCGCGAACCGTCATCCGTCGCGATTTTGAAGAGGCCTTCAAAAAAGTCGACTGCCTCGTCTGCCCCGTTTCCCCCACCACCGCCTTCAAGATCGGCGAAAAAGCGGATGATCCGCTTCAGATGTACTTATCCGACATCTTCACGATTCCTTTGAACATGGCCGGCCTGCCGGGCTTGTCCCTTCCCTGCGGCTTTGATTCCAACAACCTTCCCATCGGCATGCAGTTGATCGGCAAGCCGTTCGACGAAGGGACCCTCTTCAAAGCCGGCCACGCCTACGAACAGGCCACCGAGTGGCATAAGAAGAAACCGCCTCTCGCCACTTGA
- a CDS encoding nucleotidyltransferase — MDNLNRLLKTLTDGEIDFVLIGGFAALLFGSSQVTKDIDVCVSLTPEHIDQLRKCLAPLHPKHRMTQKKLSFLEFPEDLRGLKNLYVQTDLGILDILGEVTNVGSFEEIKKRAAEISLYGKKVKVIAVDDLIKAKELLGRPKDLATVLELKVIREKMK, encoded by the coding sequence ATGGACAACCTGAATCGTCTGCTTAAAACACTGACGGACGGCGAAATTGATTTTGTCCTCATCGGAGGATTTGCCGCCCTTCTTTTCGGATCTTCACAGGTCACGAAAGACATTGATGTCTGCGTCTCCCTCACTCCCGAACATATCGATCAATTGAGAAAATGCCTGGCTCCTTTGCACCCCAAACATCGCATGACGCAGAAAAAACTTTCCTTTCTGGAATTCCCGGAAGATCTGCGCGGCCTGAAAAATCTTTACGTTCAAACCGACCTTGGGATATTGGATATCCTTGGCGAAGTGACCAATGTCGGATCATTCGAAGAAATCAAAAAAAGGGCGGCCGAAATCAGCCTTTACGGAAAAAAAGTCAAGGTCATTGCCGTAGACGATCTCATCAAGGCCAAAGAGCTGTTGGGCCGCCCCAAAGATTTGGCGACGGTTTTGGAACTCAAGGTCATTCGGGAAAAAATGAAGTAG